In Monodelphis domestica isolate mMonDom1 chromosome 4, mMonDom1.pri, whole genome shotgun sequence, one DNA window encodes the following:
- the LOC100619530 gene encoding olfactory receptor 2D2-like has translation MFSASNHSSISEFLLLGFSSDSTSNRILFIIFLLLYLCSVLGNGLIILLISLDSHLHTPMYFFLSVLSLLDMGYVTTTVPQMLVHLLSSSKLISFGGCWLQMYVFGALGLSECIIFVVMAYDRYVAICFPLRYTLILNWDLCVRLVLGTCTCGFFFSLPHTYFTMSLPFCGPNMVNHYFCEGPSVRSLACMDTHLIEVVDFVISIFMVLVPLSLILASYVRITMSILKIKSTQGRFKAFSTCASHLTVVTLFYGPAIYIYMRPNSNYSPERDKQISLFYNVFTALFNPVVYSLRNKDIKAAFIKVVVRNRIA, from the coding sequence ATGTTCTCAGCATCGAACCACAGTTCCATTAGTGAATTTCTCCTGCTTGGCTTCTCCAGTGACTCCACCTCAAATAGGATCCTTttcatcatctttctccttctctacctctGCTCAGTCCTGGGAAATGGACTCATCATCCTCCTGATCTCTCTGGATTCCCATCTCCACACACCAATGTATTTTTTCCTCAGTGTCCTTTCCCTATTGGACATGGGCTATGTCACCACCACAGTGCCTCAGATGTTGGTGCACCTGCTTTCCAGTTCTAAGCTCATCTCCTTTGGAGGTTGCTGGCTACAGATGTACGTATTTGGTGCCCTGGGTCTCAGTGAGTGCATCATCTTTGTGGTAATGGCCTATGATCGCTATGTAGCCATCTGCTTCCCATTGCGTTACACACTCATCCTTAACTGGGATTTATGTGTGAGATTAGTGTTAGGGACTTGCACTTGTGGTTTCTTCTTCTCCCTACCCCATACCTACTTTACCATGAGTCTCCCCTTCTGTGGCCCCAATATGGTCAATCACTACTTCTGTGAGGGTCCCTCAGTCCGAAGCCTGGCCTGCATGGACACACACCTTATTGAGGTAGTAGACTTTGTCATAAGCATCTTCATGGTGTTAGTCCCTCTTTCACTAATCCTGGCCTCCTATGTCCGCATCACCATGTCTATCCTCAAGATTAAGTCCACCCAAGGCAGGTTTAAGGCCTTTTCCACTTGTGCTTCTCACCTCACTGTGGTCACTCTGTTCTATGGACCTGCCATATACATCTATATGAGGCCCAACTCCAACTACTCCCCAGAGAGAGACAAGCAGATCTCACTTTTCTACAATGTGTTCACTGCCCTCTTCAACCCAGTAGTCTACAGCCTTAGGAATAAGGACATAAAGGCAGCATTCATCAAGGTGGTAGTGAGAAACAGAATAGCCTAG